From the genome of Fusobacterium varium, one region includes:
- a CDS encoding endonuclease/exonuclease/phosphatase family protein, producing the protein MKKIRLALVYLIITVTIFAQEGYIASFNTLRLGRNKKDYVYVSQILENFDIVGLIEVMNKEGVEELVDNLEKVSKAEWDYHISPYPVGKNSYKEYFAYVWRKDKVTFLKDRGYYKDSDKRFSRQPYGADFKIGEFDFTFVLAHSIFGKSEALRRAEAFRLNEVYDYFQDLDPKENDIILAGDFNLSAFDEAFDKLILHKDKITYVLNPTIKTTLGKDSLASSYDNMFISKIYTGEFNGKSGALDFTNDNFREMKERVSDHLPIFIVVETEKDDD; encoded by the coding sequence ATGAAAAAAATTAGATTGGCATTAGTTTATTTAATAATCACTGTAACAATTTTTGCACAAGAAGGATATATTGCTTCATTCAATACATTGAGACTAGGAAGAAATAAAAAAGATTATGTTTATGTTTCACAAATCTTGGAGAATTTTGATATAGTTGGCTTGATAGAAGTTATGAATAAAGAGGGAGTAGAGGAGTTAGTTGATAATTTAGAGAAAGTTTCTAAAGCTGAATGGGATTATCATATCTCTCCATATCCTGTAGGGAAAAATAGCTATAAAGAATATTTTGCTTATGTTTGGAGAAAGGATAAAGTAACTTTTTTAAAGGATAGAGGTTATTATAAAGATAGTGATAAAAGATTTTCAAGACAACCTTATGGGGCTGATTTTAAAATAGGAGAATTTGATTTTACCTTTGTTTTAGCCCACTCAATATTTGGAAAAAGTGAAGCTTTAAGGAGAGCTGAGGCATTTAGATTAAATGAGGTTTACGATTATTTTCAAGATTTAGATCCTAAAGAGAATGATATTATTTTAGCAGGAGATTTTAATCTTTCAGCTTTTGATGAAGCTTTTGATAAATTGATTTTACATAAGGATAAGATTACTTATGTTTTAAATCCAACTATAAAAACAACTTTGGGAAAAGATAGCTTAGCTAGCTCATATGATAATATGTTTATATCGAAGATATATACTGGAGAATTTAATGGTAAAAGTGGAGCTTTAGATTTTACAAATGATAATTTTAGAGAGATGAAAGAAAGGGTATCAGATCATCTTCCTATCTTTATAGTAGTAGAAACTGAGAA